A window from Gallus gallus isolate bGalGal1 chromosome 5, bGalGal1.mat.broiler.GRCg7b, whole genome shotgun sequence encodes these proteins:
- the TRAF6 gene encoding TNF receptor-associated factor 6 → MSLLHSDSSCGGRDLDSGCCTAMASACSGGAKEDSVSVGSGTGNPPSSFTEETQGYDVEFDPPLESKYECPICLMALREAVQTPCGHRFCKGCIVKSIRDAGHKCPVDNEILLENQLFPDNFAKREILSLTVKCPNKGCCLKMELRHLEEHQLHCDFTTVECPQCQGAFQKNHLKEHMTQECPRRQVCCPNCATSMAYEDKELHDQTCPLANVFCEYCNTMLIRQQMPNHYDNDCPTAPVPCFYSAFGCPEKMQRNELARHMQEFTQVHMRMMAQSIQNISVTATNPVPFINGLPFEPALFSHVSRAPYNCNPEVENFKETIQQLEGRLVRQDHQIRELIAKMETQNTHMAELKRTIRDLEGKITEMEAQQCNGIYIWKIENFSGLQKAQEEERPVVMHSPGFYTGKPGYKLCLRLHIQLPSAQRCANFISLFVHTMQGEYDSHLPWPFQGTIRLSILDQSEGPERQNHEEVMEAKPELLAFQRPTIHRNPKGFGYVTFMHLQTLKQRTFVKDDTLLVRCEVLTRLDLNSLRREGFQARSTDGAA, encoded by the exons ATGAGCTTGCTACACAGTGATAGCAGCTGTGGAGGCCGAGACTTGGATAGTGGCTGCTGCACAGCCATGGCCAGTGCCTGCAGCGGGGGAGCAAAAGAAGACAGTGTGAGTGTCGGCAGTGGGACTGGCAACCCGCCCAGCTCCTTCACAGAGGAGACGCAGGGATACGATGTGGAGTTCGATCCGCCCTTGGAAAGTAAATACGAGTGCCCGATCTGTTTGATGGCCCTTCGGGAAGCAGTGCAGACGCCATGCGGGCACCGTTTCTGCAAAGGCTGCATTGTCAAATCAATAAG AGATGCAGGTCACAAATGTCCAGTAGACAACGAAATTCTACTTGAAAATCAACTTTTTCCAGACAACTTCGCTAAACGGGAAATCCTTTCATTAACTGTTAAGTGTCCCAACAAAGGCTGCTGTTTGAAGATGGAGCTGAGACATTTAGAG GAGCACCAGTTGCATTGTGATTTCACCACTGTGGAATGCCCACAGTGCCAAGGAGCCTTTCAGAAGAACCACCTCAAAGAGCACATGACACAGGAGTGTCCAAGGCGTCAAGTCTGCTGTCCAAACTGTGCCACATCCATGGCTTATGAAGATAAAGAG CTTCATGACCAAACCTGCCCTCTTGCCAATGTATTCTGTGAATATTGCAACACAATGCTCATCAGGCAGCAG ATGCCTAACCATTATGATAATGATTGTCCTACTGCCCCAGTACCATGCTTTTACAGTGCCTTTGGATGTCCTGAAAAG ATGCAGAGGAATGAACTGGCACGACACATGCAGGAATTCACTCAGGTTCACATGAGAATGATGGCTCAGAGCATTCAGAATATCAGTGTTACTGCTACAAACCCTGTACCCTTTATCAATGGCCTACCATTTGAGCCTGCCCTCTTCTCCCATGTGTCACGTGCCCCGTATAATTGTAATCCAGAAGTTGAAAACTTTAAAGAAACTATTCAGCAATTGGAAGGTCGTCTGGTGAGACAAGATCACCAAATCAGAGAACTTATTGCAAAGATGGAGACGCAAAACACTCACATGGCAGAACTCAAACGTACTATCCGAGATTTGGAGGGAAAGATTACTGAAATGGAGGCACAGCAATGTAATGGTATTTACATCTGGAAGATCGAGAACTTCAGTGGACTTCAGAAAGCCCAGGAAGAAGAGAGACCTGTTGTGATGCACAGTCCCGGCTTCTATACTGGAAAACCTGGCTACAAGCTGTGTTTGCGCCTGCATATCCAGTTACCAAGTGCTCAGCGGTGTGCTAATTTTATATCTCTGTTTGTCCACACGATGCAAGGAGAATATGACAGCCATCTGCCTTGGCCTTTCCAAGGCACTATACGACTTTCTATTTTGGATCAATCGGAGGGCCCTGAAAGGCAGAATCATGAAGAAGTAATGGAAGCCAAGCCAGAGTTACTGGCCTTCCAGAGACCAACAATTCACCGCAATCCAAAAGGTTTTGGTTATGTGACTTTCATGCACCTGCAAACTTTGAAGCAGAGAACCTTTGTAAAGGATGATACCCTTCTGGTGCGCTGTGAAGTTCTAACGCGTCTGGACTTAAACAGCCTTCGCAGGGAAGGATTTCAAGCTCGCAGTACTGATGGAGCTGCGTAA
- the RAG1 gene encoding V(D)J recombination-activating protein 1: protein MSITSRMDLPEEIQHPYAKFSEWKFKLFKVRPFQKEPSDKSQCINKDQEQEVASTDKNITLHKDEEVPRGEKLILTQKDFMGNTQALEKDVNDMKIQDNTAHQNNLKQLCRICGVSFKTDCYKRTHPVHGPVDDETLWLLRKKEKKATSWPDLIAKVFKIDVRGDVDTIHPTRFCHNCWSIIHRKFSNTPCEVYFPRNSTMEWQPHSANCEVCHTPSRGVKRKSQPPNVQHGKRVKIIAERARVNRGIKNQVIKNKNVMKEITNCKNRHLSTKLLAVDYPADFIKSISCQICEHILADPVETTCRHLFCRTCILSCIKVMGCYCPSCWYPCFPTDLVTPVKSFLNILDSLSIRCPVPECDEEILHGKYGQHFSNHKEMKDKELYNPINKGGRPRQHLLSLTRRAQKHRLRELKRQVKAFAEKEEGGDIKAVCMTLFLLALRAKNEHKQADELEAIMQGRGSGLHPAVCLAIRINTFLSCSQYHKMYRTVKAVTGRQIFQPLHALRTAEKALLPGYHPFEWKPPLKNVSTNTEVGIIDGLSGLPLSIDDYPIDTIAKRFRYDTALVSALKDMEEEILEGMKAKNLDDYLNGPFTVVVKECCDGMGDVSEKHGSGPAVPEKAVRFSFTVMNIAIDHENERIRIFEEVKPNSELCCKPLCLMLADESDHETLTAILSPLIAEREAMKNSELLLEIGGILRTFKFIFRGTGYDEKLVREVEGLEASGSTYICTLCDATRLEASQNLVFHSITRSHAENLERYEIWRSNPYHESVDELRDRVKGVSAKPFIETVPSIDALHCDIGNATEFYRIFQMEIGEVYKNPDATKEERKRWQLTLDKHLRKKMKLKPMMRMSGNFARKLMSKETVEAVCELIKCEERHEALKELMDLYLKMKPVWRSSCPAKECPELLCQYSYNSQRFAELLSTKFKYRYEGKITNYFHKTLAHVPEIIERDGSIGAWASEGNESGNKLFRRFRKMNARQSKFYEMEDVLKHHWLYTSKYLQKFMNAHKTLRSQGFAIDPDDGLGDSLPPEISLESNDSVEL from the coding sequence ATGTCGATAACATCACGAATGGACCTTCCTGAAGAGATTCAGCATCCGTACGCTAAATTTTCTGAATGGAAATTCAAGCTGTTTAAAGTGAGGCCATTTCAAAAAGAACCTTCTGATAAAAGCCAATGCATAAACAAGGATCAAGAACAAGAGGTAGCTTCTACAGACAAAAACATCACGCTGCATAAAGATGAAGAAGTTCCAAGAGGAGAAAAGTTAATTCTGACACAGAAGGACTTCATGGGCAATACGCAAGCACTTGAGAAAGATGTCAATGACATGAAAATACAAGACAACACAGCTCACCAGAATAACCTGAAGCAACTTTGCCGCATCTGTGGAGTTTCGTTTAAAACTGATTGCTACAAGAGAACTCATCCAGTACATGGACCAGTAGATGATGAAACTCTGTGgcttctgagaaagaaagagaaaaaagcaaccTCTTGGCCAGATCTTATTGCAAAAGTTTTCAAGATTGATGTGAGAGGGGATGTTGACACTATCCATCCCACTCGATTTTGTCACAACTGCTGGAGTATTATCCACAGGAAATTCAGTAATACTCCATGTGAAGTTTATTTTCCTAGGAACAGCACGATGGAGTGGCAGCCCCACTCTGCAAACTGTGAAGTGTGCCACACGCCCAGCCGGGGAGTCAAGAGAAAGAGCCAACCACCCAACGTACAACATGGCAAACGTGTGAAGATCATTGCAGAACGTGCTCGAGTTAACAGAGGCATAAAGAACCAAGtgataaagaacaaaaatgtaatgaaagaGATTACAAACTGCAAGAACAGACATCTCAGCACCAAACTGCTTGCAGTTGATTATCCAGCAGATTTCATTAAATCCATCTCTTGCCAGATCTGTGAGCATATTTTGGCAGACCCAGTGGAAACAACGTGTAGACACTTGTTTTGCAGAACTTGCATTCTCAGTTGCATCAAAGTTATGGGATGCTATTGCCCTTCCTGCTGGTATCCTTGCTTCCCTACTGATCTGGTAACCCCAGTGAAATCCTTCCTGAACATCCTTGATAGCCTGAGCATAAGATGCCCTGTTCCAGAATGTGATGAAGAGATCTTGCACGGAAAATATGGCCAACACTTCTCTAACCACAAGGAGATGAAAGATAAAGAGCTCTATAACCCCATAAATAAAGGTGGCCGACCAAGGCAGCATCTTCTGTCTTTGACCAGGAGAGCTCAGAAACATCGTCTGAGAGAACTGAAACGTCAAGTCAAGGCTTTTGCTGAGAAAGAAGAGGGTGGTGATATAAAGGCTGTATGCATGACTTTGTTCCTTCTAGCTTTAAGAGCAAAAAACGAACACAAGCAAGCAGATGAATTGGAGGCTATAATGCAAGGCAGAGGATCTGGACTTCATCCCGCTGTTTGCCTGGCAATACGAATCAACACTTTTCTCAGCTGTAGCCAGTATCACAAAATGTACCGAACTGTAAAAGCTGTCACTGGGAGGCAGATTTTCCAGCCACTGCATGCTCTTCGCACCGCCGAGAAAGCCCTCTTACCAGGTTATCATCCTTTTGAATGGAAACCTCCCTTGAAAAATGTATCCACTAACACAGAAGTGGGAATTATAGATGGACTATCAGGACTACCCCTCTCGATTGATGACTACCCAATAGACACAATTGCAAAGAGATTTCGATATGATACAGCCTTGGTTTCTGCTTTAAAGGACATGGAGGAAGAAATCTTGGAGGGCATGAAGGCAAAAAACCTGGATGACTATCTGAATGGTCCCTTCACTGTGGTAGTAAAAGAGTGCTGTGACGGAATGGGAGATGTCAGCGAGAAGCATGGAAGTGGTCCTGCTGTCCCAGAGAAGGCTGTACGCTTTTCATTTACAGTCATGAACATTGCTATAGACCACGAGAACGAAAGGATAAGGATCTTTGAAGAAGTAAAGCCCAATTCAGAGTTGTGTTGCAAACCCTTGTGTCTTATGCTGGCTGATGAATCAGACCATGAAACTCTGACAGCAATCCTGAGCCCTCTCATAGCAGAGAGAGAGGCTATGAAGAACAGTGAACTGCTTCTTGAAATAGGAGGCATCCTGAGAACATTCAAATTCATCTTTCGAGGTACAGGCTATGATGAGAAACTTGTAAGGGAAGTGGAAGGGCTGGAGGCCTCAGGTTCCACTTATATCTGTACCCTCTGTGATGCAACCCGCCTAGAGGCCTCCCAGAATTTGGTCTTCCACTCCATCACCAGGAGCCACGCTGAAAATCTGGAGCGATATGAAATATGGAGGTCCAACCCATATCACGAATCTGTTGATGAGCTCCGTGACAGAGTGAAGGGTGTTTCGGCCAAACCTTTTATAGAGACTGTTCCCTCCATAGACGCGTTGCACTGTGACATTGGCAACGCAACAGAATTTTACAGGATTTTCCAGATGGAGATTGGTGAAGTCTATAAGAATCCTGATGCGACtaaagaggagaggaagaggtggCAGTTGACTCTTGACAAACATCTCAGGAAGAAGATGAAATTAAAACCTATGATGAGGATGAGTGGGAACTTTGCTAGAAAGCTCATGTCCAAAGAGACAGTAGAGGCAGTATGTGAATTAATAAAGTGTGAGGAAAGGCATGAAGCCCTAAAAGAACTAATGGACctttatctgaaaatgaaaccaGTATGGCGATCTTCGTGCCCTGCCAAAGAGTGTCCAGAATTGCTGTGCCAGTACAGCTATAATTCACAGCGTTTTGCGGAGCTCCTGTCTACCAAGTTTAAATACAGATATGAGGGCAAGATTACCAATTATTTCCACAAAACCCTTGCTCATGTACCTGAAATCATTGAAAGAGATGGGTCCATTGGTGCTTGGGCAAGTGAAGGAAATGAGTCCGGAAACAAACTATTTAGGAGGTTCCGAAAAATGAATGCGAGGCAGTCCAAATTCTATGAAATGGAGGATGTCTTAAAGCATCACTGGCTATATACCTCTAAGTACCTCCAGAAGTTCATGAATGCTCATAAAACGTTAAGAAGCCAGGGCTTTGCGATTGATCCAGATGATGGCTTAGGTGATTCTTTGCCACCGGAGATCTCTTTGGAAAGCAATGATTCAGTGGAACTCTAA